The following coding sequences lie in one Phragmites australis chromosome 8, lpPhrAust1.1, whole genome shotgun sequence genomic window:
- the LOC133926913 gene encoding pathogen-associated molecular patterns-induced protein A70-like, translating into MLEAAIPALWTSVHGFFTPAVLFIVLNIVIGTIAVTSKVGAPASAVSEGEGAAAAAGGARAGGEQLRRLSRVPSMAFERLRSFNLSRFAAPAPEPAVAGVMDLGYEQPALPVEKQDKEVEVEREHEHTHMERSRSETAAEAELPRLPARLHKSASEKSAFAHFEAEEVEEAVQAVEARRPATTREGAARRGRRLPDPVADTSESESEPEEEAAAAGGGEVDARADDFINRFHHQLKLQRMASILRYRETIRRGHAAAAAAAAGGV; encoded by the coding sequence ATGCTGGAGGCGGCGATCCCCGCGCTGTGGACCTCCGTCCACGGGTTTTTCACGCCGGCGGTGCTCTTCATCGTCCTCAACATCGTCATCGGCACCATCGCCGTCACCTCCAAGGTTGGCGCGCCGGCGAGCGCCGTCTCCGAGGGAGAAGGCGCTGCTGCGGCTGCGGGTGGAGCTCGCGCAGGAGGGGAGCAGCTACGGAGGTTGTCCCGCGTGCCTTCGATGGCGTTCGAACGGCTCCGGTCGTTCAACCTGTCCCGCTTCGCCGCCCCCGCGCCCGAGCCCGCGGTGGCTGGGGTGATGGATCTGGGGTACGAGCAGCCCGCGCTGCCGGTGGAGAAGCAGGACAAGGAGGTCGAGGTCGAGCGGGAGCACGAGCACACGCACATGGAGAGGAGCAGAtcggagacggcggcggaggcggagctgCCGCGGCTGCCAGCGAGGCTGCACAAGTCGGCCAGCGAGAAGTCGGCGTTCGCGCACTTCGAGgccgaggaggtggaggaggccgtCCAGGCGGTGGAGGCGAGGCGGCCCGCGACGACCAGGGAGGGGGCGGCGCGCCGCGGCCGGCGGCTCCCCGACCCCGTGGCGGAcacatcggagtcggagtcggagccggaggaggaggccgccgctgCCGGTGGCGGCGAGGTGGACGCGCGCGCGGACGACTTCATCAACAGGTTCCATCACCAGCTGAAGCTGCAGCGCATGGCCTCCATCCTGCGCTACAGGGAGACGATCCGTCGCGGccatgcggcggcggcggcggcggcggcggggggcgTGTAG